The Thiosulfativibrio zosterae genome has a window encoding:
- the moaC gene encoding cyclic pyranopterin monophosphate synthase MoaC, whose product MTAENGLTHLDEKGQARMVDVGQKAHTERQATASATIYMQPETLAMIVEGKHKKGDVMATARIAGIMAAKRTPDLIPMCHPLMITSVKVELTPNLEQSSVEVLATCKTVGQTGIEIEALTAASIAALTLYDMCKAVDRGMVIDQVKLLEKVGGKSGHWTR is encoded by the coding sequence ATGACAGCAGAGAATGGTTTAACGCATTTGGATGAAAAAGGTCAGGCGCGTATGGTTGATGTGGGGCAAAAAGCCCACACCGAAAGACAAGCCACGGCCTCGGCAACCATTTATATGCAACCTGAAACCCTCGCAATGATTGTTGAAGGTAAGCACAAAAAAGGGGATGTGATGGCTACCGCGCGAATTGCGGGCATTATGGCTGCCAAGCGTACGCCAGATTTAATCCCCATGTGTCACCCTTTGATGATTACTTCTGTTAAGGTCGAGTTGACGCCTAATTTAGAGCAGTCTTCGGTTGAGGTGTTAGCCACTTGCAAAACGGTTGGCCAAACGGGGATTGAAATTGAAGCCTTAACCGCCGCATCGATTGCCGCTTTAACCCTTTACGATATGTGTAAAGCCGTGGATCGCGGAATGGTGATTGATCAGGTGAAATTGCTGGAAAAAGTGGGCGGTAAAAGCGGTCATTGGACGCGCTGA
- a CDS encoding Hpt domain-containing protein, with protein MTTAVDTDNLDMLREVIGDDLKEILQSFIDIAPDAMKNIKAAIATDNAANLRLHAHTLKGSSANIGATRLPNLALALENAGKAGQTKGLEAELAAVEKENQEVLNFLLNYIKQF; from the coding sequence ATGACAACGGCCGTCGACACTGACAATTTAGATATGCTAAGAGAAGTTATCGGTGATGATTTGAAAGAGATTTTGCAAAGCTTTATTGATATTGCGCCTGATGCCATGAAAAACATCAAAGCTGCCATCGCAACTGACAATGCTGCCAACCTAAGATTGCATGCGCATACCCTTAAAGGGAGTTCAGCCAATATTGGTGCCACAAGATTACCTAACCTTGCCCTAGCCCTAGAAAATGCCGGCAAAGCTGGACAAACTAAGGGCTTAGAAGCTGAGTTAGCTGCGGTAGAAAAAGAGAACCAAGAGGTTCTCAACTTTTTATTGAATTACATCAAGCAGTTTTAA
- the glp gene encoding gephyrin-like molybdotransferase Glp translates to MKTFDEALFYLLSKAQVTQKTTQIAVREAFSRVLAQDIISPVNVPAYDNSMMDGYALHSYDLEHNNVFEVSQRIAAGQKGQPLKPGTVARIFTGAPIPEGANLVVMQEHTEEIASSENGQKTIQINEKTTRPGQNIRVIGEDITENAVILKQGQKLRAQDLGLISSIGLPEVLVYEPIKVATFTTGDELLEPGQAPEFGKVFNANRAVLTGAIQNLGFEWIDLGRVEDTLEATVAAMQKAASLADVVITTGGVSVGEEDHIKPAIEQLGSLDMWSVKMKPGKPLAYGQIGQTPFIGLPGNPVSAFATFNLFARPFLLKMQGANELKAKPLWLEADFEWLKPGFRREFARARLVNKYQKTLVEIFPNQGSGVLTSTTWADGFVVIPEDTAIQRGDVVAFYPFNPIQE, encoded by the coding sequence ATGAAAACTTTTGATGAAGCGTTATTTTATTTATTAAGTAAGGCACAGGTTACCCAAAAAACCACTCAGATTGCGGTGCGCGAAGCCTTTAGTCGAGTGTTGGCGCAGGATATTATTTCACCCGTAAATGTGCCCGCTTATGACAACAGTATGATGGATGGTTATGCGTTACACAGTTATGACCTAGAGCATAACAATGTATTTGAAGTGAGTCAGCGTATTGCCGCTGGGCAAAAAGGTCAACCGCTAAAACCCGGAACGGTTGCCAGAATTTTTACCGGAGCGCCCATTCCAGAGGGTGCCAACTTGGTGGTGATGCAGGAGCATACCGAAGAAATTGCCAGTTCAGAAAACGGCCAAAAAACCATCCAGATTAATGAAAAAACAACCAGGCCTGGTCAAAATATCCGTGTGATTGGCGAAGATATTACTGAAAATGCGGTGATTTTAAAACAAGGGCAAAAACTTCGTGCGCAAGATTTAGGTTTAATCAGCAGTATAGGTTTGCCTGAAGTGTTGGTGTATGAACCCATTAAGGTTGCGACTTTTACCACGGGTGATGAATTATTAGAGCCAGGTCAAGCACCCGAGTTTGGTAAGGTGTTTAATGCGAACCGTGCCGTCTTGACTGGGGCGATTCAAAACTTAGGATTTGAATGGATCGATTTAGGCCGAGTTGAAGATACCCTTGAGGCCACAGTGGCTGCGATGCAAAAGGCCGCAAGCCTTGCAGATGTGGTGATTACGACTGGCGGAGTTTCTGTTGGCGAAGAGGATCATATTAAGCCTGCGATAGAGCAGTTAGGCTCTTTGGATATGTGGTCGGTCAAAATGAAGCCAGGTAAACCCTTGGCTTATGGTCAAATAGGTCAAACGCCATTTATTGGATTGCCGGGTAATCCGGTGAGTGCCTTTGCCACTTTTAATTTGTTTGCGCGCCCATTCTTGCTGAAAATGCAGGGCGCCAATGAATTAAAAGCCAAACCACTTTGGTTAGAAGCTGATTTTGAATGGCTTAAGCCAGGTTTTAGACGCGAATTTGCGCGGGCTCGTTTGGTGAATAAATATCAAAAAACCTTGGTCGAGATTTTCCCTAATCAGGGTTCGGGGGTGTTAACTTCGACGACCTGGGCAGATGGTTTTGTGGTTATTCCGGAAGACACGGCTATTCAGCGTGGCGATGTGGTTGCTTTTTATCCATTTAATCCGATTCAGGAGTAG
- the pip gene encoding prolyl aminopeptidase gives MKTIDTLLFPHLEPYSQHSLQVDSIHHLHLEECGNPQGIPVLFVHGGPGGGYGPIHRRYFDPSVYRIVLFDQRGCGRSRPHACLTNNTTPHLIEDIEKIRRHLNIEKWVLFGGSWGSTLSLLYAQTYPERVLGLILRGIFLCRDEDVNWFYQQGADRFFPDYWQDFIAPIPEAERTHMIKSYYQRLTGDNEIARMQAAEAWSIWEGRTSTLELDKDLVNHFGDPIHALAMARIECHYFVNHAFIEPNQILKNAQVLKKIPTTIVQGRYDMVCPINQAFALSQALPNANLVICDLSGHSAMERATTQALVKATQEFAELFDNA, from the coding sequence ATGAAAACCATCGACACCCTTTTATTCCCGCACCTAGAGCCCTACAGCCAACATAGCTTACAGGTCGACTCTATTCATCATTTACATTTGGAAGAATGTGGCAACCCGCAAGGCATTCCTGTTTTATTTGTGCATGGTGGACCTGGCGGAGGTTATGGACCGATTCATCGTCGTTATTTTGACCCCAGCGTTTATCGCATCGTGCTATTTGATCAACGCGGTTGTGGGCGTTCGCGTCCCCATGCCTGCTTAACCAATAACACCACACCGCATTTAATTGAAGACATTGAAAAGATTCGCCGCCATTTGAATATTGAAAAATGGGTTTTATTTGGCGGCTCCTGGGGTTCAACCCTGTCTTTGCTGTATGCGCAAACTTATCCCGAGAGAGTTTTGGGTTTAATTTTGCGAGGCATATTCTTATGTCGTGATGAAGATGTTAACTGGTTTTACCAACAGGGTGCTGACCGATTTTTTCCAGATTATTGGCAAGATTTTATTGCGCCCATCCCCGAAGCAGAACGCACTCACATGATTAAATCCTATTATCAACGCTTAACGGGTGACAACGAAATTGCGCGCATGCAAGCCGCCGAAGCCTGGTCGATTTGGGAAGGCCGAACATCCACCCTTGAACTCGACAAAGACTTGGTGAATCATTTTGGCGACCCCATTCATGCTTTAGCAATGGCACGCATTGAATGCCACTACTTTGTGAATCATGCATTTATAGAACCCAATCAAATTTTAAAAAACGCTCAAGTCCTTAAAAAAATACCCACAACCATTGTGCAAGGTCGTTATGACATGGTGTGCCCTATTAATCAAGCGTTTGCCCTAAGCCAAGCTTTACCTAATGCCAACTTAGTCATTTGCGACCTATCCGGTCACTCAGCGATGGAAAGAGCAACCACTCAAGCCTTGGTTAAGGCAACCCAAGAATTTGCCGAATTATTCGACAACGCTTAA
- a CDS encoding c-type cytochrome has product MFNTKTTFVAAAVATLFAGSAMAMSGSSDTAGGLPAAKMDGKYASNYAEIIKAADGKYLDAKVIEAILGKEATHGRNGLEGKLDPANPYSFEVDDSIDGGNHGNAQCKIPAAFVEVHESAHKNYYGDSKFVAYGFGKPIAEGALAKWNITADGNGHGLPDASVGMTVEEGAKVYVQFCSMCHGEFGEGAKGYLPLAVEENLVTSDFKDPAPMKAVGNYWPYATTLFDYNRRAMPFWTPNAPYIGDKGYMGITGYILQSNYVPMDENGTMLEDDTFFNSEVLMKMNKFMKNQGNFFCDHRPVIHNERCMKDCGPEVAGRNGNIQDYTQARRLPDGTPQYNVAQRLHEAKPGVGHEGM; this is encoded by the coding sequence ATGTTCAATACTAAAACTACATTCGTTGCAGCAGCAGTTGCAACTTTATTCGCAGGTTCTGCGATGGCAATGTCTGGTTCTTCAGACACTGCTGGCGGTTTACCCGCTGCTAAAATGGATGGCAAGTATGCTTCTAACTATGCAGAAATCATCAAGGCAGCAGACGGCAAATACCTAGACGCTAAAGTTATTGAAGCGATTCTAGGGAAAGAAGCGACTCATGGTCGTAACGGTTTGGAAGGAAAATTAGATCCTGCTAACCCTTACTCTTTCGAAGTGGATGACAGCATTGACGGTGGTAACCACGGTAACGCTCAGTGTAAGATTCCAGCAGCTTTCGTTGAAGTTCACGAAAGTGCTCACAAAAACTATTATGGTGACTCTAAGTTCGTTGCCTATGGTTTTGGTAAGCCAATCGCTGAAGGTGCTTTGGCTAAGTGGAACATCACTGCAGACGGAAACGGACACGGTTTACCAGACGCTTCTGTTGGTATGACCGTTGAAGAAGGTGCTAAGGTTTATGTACAGTTCTGTTCAATGTGTCACGGTGAATTCGGTGAAGGTGCTAAGGGTTACCTACCTTTAGCGGTTGAAGAAAACCTAGTGACTTCAGACTTCAAAGACCCAGCACCTATGAAAGCTGTTGGTAACTACTGGCCCTATGCGACAACTTTGTTTGATTACAACCGTCGTGCAATGCCTTTCTGGACGCCAAATGCTCCTTACATCGGTGACAAAGGATACATGGGGATTACAGGTTACATCCTACAATCTAACTATGTTCCAATGGATGAAAACGGCACAATGTTAGAAGATGATACTTTCTTCAACTCTGAAGTTTTAATGAAAATGAACAAGTTCATGAAAAACCAAGGGAACTTCTTCTGTGATCACCGTCCAGTTATCCATAACGAGCGTTGCATGAAGGATTGTGGTCCTGAAGTAGCAGGTCGTAATGGTAACATCCAAGACTACACGCAAGCGCGTCGTCTACCAGATGGTACACCACAGTACAACGTTGCTCAGCGTTTACATGAAGCAAAACCAGGTGTAGGTCACGAAGGGATGTAA
- the moaD gene encoding molybdopterin converting factor subunit 1 produces the protein MIEVLYFASFREVLGQSQESLPAEHGTIQGLLEALGARGESWREALLENQNLQIALNHDITHRHAQIKAGDEIAFFPPVTGG, from the coding sequence ATGATTGAGGTTTTATATTTTGCCAGCTTTAGAGAAGTATTGGGTCAATCACAAGAGTCATTGCCTGCTGAGCACGGCACCATTCAGGGTTTATTAGAAGCCTTAGGGGCGCGTGGTGAATCTTGGCGAGAAGCGTTACTTGAAAATCAAAATCTACAAATTGCGCTAAACCATGACATTACTCATCGTCACGCTCAGATTAAAGCGGGTGACGAAATTGCATTTTTCCCACCGGTGACCGGCGGCTGA
- the moaE gene encoding molybdopterin synthase catalytic subunit MoaE: protein MFPQIKIQTEDFDLSTEIKQLREAYKDVGAVVSFVGTVRDINEGDDVSILELEHYPNMTEKALEKIRLEAHQRWELQNSLIIHRVGKMYPQDQIVLVAVTSKHRENAFLAAHFIMDYLKTNAPFWKKETLPDGSERWVDARVSDKDAHSRWLKD from the coding sequence ATGTTTCCCCAAATTAAAATTCAAACAGAAGATTTTGATTTGTCGACCGAAATCAAACAACTCCGTGAAGCCTACAAAGATGTGGGCGCGGTGGTGAGTTTTGTTGGTACAGTAAGAGATATCAATGAGGGGGATGATGTATCTATTTTAGAATTAGAGCATTATCCGAACATGACCGAAAAAGCGCTTGAGAAAATTCGCCTAGAAGCGCATCAGCGTTGGGAATTACAAAACAGTTTGATTATTCATCGGGTTGGCAAAATGTACCCGCAAGATCAAATTGTGTTGGTGGCGGTGACCTCAAAGCACCGAGAAAACGCTTTTTTAGCCGCCCACTTTATTATGGATTATTTAAAAACCAATGCGCCTTTTTGGAAAAAAGAAACCCTGCCCGATGGCTCAGAGCGATGGGTGGATGCCAGAGTTTCAGATAAAGATGCGCATTCTCGTTGGCTAAAAGATTAA
- a CDS encoding EAL domain-containing protein, with product MSSLQSHSAVKILVIDDDMVTRLTLTKILQKTGYQVIQAENGQLGFSRFCEEKPALILMDVMMPVMDGYAATQAIRNYETGQATPIIMLTALEDMESIDHAFNAGATDFITKPINWGLLGQRLKYALKASKTEEELRSSQVHLNYALRLAKLGYWEWDATKDSVNGSNSAFELMGVPAQEDMPIDMFISKVAPKDMPLLQQAISDAQRGESHVQVSFRVMHPNQNLLHIDCLGDASYDKEGKLIKITGSAQDISRLHKAESIIDYQANHDSLTDLANRSYFNKYLQNLIESNASAQISALSATIVLDIDRFKIINDNLGQNNGDLLLMTLANRLKKVTREDDFVARLGSDEFAIVIKHAHSLAELNLSLNRIFNDLSRPYLIGDQELFITFSFGVAIVHQDGKTANHLLANANVARAQAKALGGNQFALYQKDMNQQAKSQLLLENDLYKALERNEIEVYFQPQVDAKTLKPYGAEALVRWNHAKQGLISPVQFIPIAESTGLIIEIGQFIIRKAVEETEKWHKMGYDHLHIGINLSGRQFANDNLMDVIQNVLSHSTLPAKFLDFEITESLAMSNADHNISVLKGLKALGVSLSIDDFGTGYSSLAYLHSFPIDTIKIDRSFIINLETTQGQAIVNTILAMANSLGLEVVAEGIEDDFHVSYLQSRNCDIFQGFKFGKPMTSTDFTRYLAENAK from the coding sequence GTGTCCAGTCTTCAAAGCCATTCAGCGGTTAAAATCCTTGTCATAGACGATGACATGGTGACACGCTTAACACTTACCAAAATCCTGCAAAAAACTGGCTATCAAGTCATTCAGGCTGAAAACGGCCAACTTGGTTTCAGTCGATTTTGCGAAGAGAAACCTGCCCTTATCCTAATGGATGTGATGATGCCCGTCATGGACGGCTATGCCGCCACACAAGCCATTCGCAACTACGAAACTGGCCAAGCGACCCCCATTATTATGCTAACCGCCTTAGAAGACATGGAATCCATTGATCATGCCTTTAACGCCGGCGCGACTGACTTTATAACCAAACCTATCAACTGGGGACTCTTGGGTCAAAGACTTAAATACGCCCTTAAAGCCTCCAAAACAGAAGAAGAACTTCGTTCCAGCCAAGTTCACCTTAACTATGCGTTGCGTTTGGCAAAACTGGGTTATTGGGAATGGGACGCAACTAAAGACTCCGTTAATGGCTCAAACTCAGCTTTTGAACTGATGGGCGTGCCGGCACAAGAAGATATGCCGATAGATATGTTCATCTCCAAAGTGGCTCCGAAAGATATGCCGCTACTGCAACAAGCCATTTCAGATGCCCAACGAGGCGAAAGTCATGTTCAGGTGAGCTTTAGGGTCATGCACCCTAACCAAAATTTACTGCACATCGACTGTTTAGGAGATGCCTCTTATGACAAAGAAGGCAAGCTCATCAAAATCACTGGCTCTGCACAGGATATCAGTCGCCTCCATAAAGCTGAGTCTATCATTGACTATCAGGCCAACCATGACAGCCTGACAGACCTTGCCAACCGTAGTTATTTTAATAAATACCTGCAGAACTTAATCGAAAGCAATGCTTCTGCGCAAATCAGTGCTTTATCGGCCACGATTGTTTTAGACATTGATCGTTTTAAAATCATCAATGACAACCTAGGTCAAAACAATGGCGACTTATTGCTGATGACGCTGGCCAATCGCCTGAAAAAAGTCACCCGTGAAGACGACTTTGTGGCGCGCTTAGGCAGTGATGAGTTTGCCATCGTCATTAAACACGCTCATAGCTTGGCGGAACTGAACTTATCTTTAAATCGCATTTTTAATGACTTATCTCGCCCTTATCTGATTGGCGACCAAGAGCTGTTTATCACCTTCAGTTTTGGGGTAGCGATAGTCCATCAAGACGGTAAAACCGCTAACCACCTATTGGCCAACGCCAATGTGGCGAGAGCGCAAGCCAAGGCGTTAGGTGGCAATCAATTCGCGCTTTACCAAAAAGATATGAATCAACAGGCTAAATCACAACTGCTCTTAGAAAATGATTTATACAAAGCCCTAGAGCGCAATGAAATTGAAGTTTATTTCCAGCCTCAAGTGGATGCCAAAACGCTAAAACCTTACGGTGCTGAGGCGCTGGTGCGCTGGAATCACGCTAAACAAGGCTTAATTTCACCGGTGCAATTTATTCCGATTGCGGAAAGTACTGGGCTCATCATTGAAATCGGACAATTCATCATTCGCAAAGCGGTTGAAGAAACTGAAAAATGGCACAAGATGGGCTACGACCATCTGCATATTGGGATTAACCTCTCAGGCAGACAGTTCGCCAATGACAACTTAATGGATGTCATCCAAAATGTGCTCTCGCACTCAACCTTGCCTGCAAAATTTTTAGATTTTGAAATCACCGAAAGTCTAGCCATGAGCAATGCTGACCACAATATTTCTGTACTCAAAGGTTTAAAGGCCTTAGGGGTTTCTTTATCCATAGATGACTTTGGTACAGGGTATTCTTCGTTAGCCTATCTACATAGCTTCCCCATAGACACCATCAAAATTGACCGCTCATTTATCATCAATTTAGAAACCACTCAGGGTCAAGCAATAGTAAACACCATTTTAGCCATGGCCAACAGCCTGGGCTTAGAAGTGGTGGCTGAAGGGATTGAGGATGACTTCCATGTCAGCTACTTACAATCTCGCAATTGCGATATTTTCCAAGGCTTTAAATTTGGCAAACCCATGACATCGACTGACTTTACCCGCTATCTTGCTGAAAACGCCAAATAA
- the typA gene encoding translational GTPase TypA: MKTDHIRNIAIIAHVDHGKTTLVDQLLKQSGTFDNVRKETTERMMDSNDLEKERGITILAKNTAVDWNGYRINIVDTPGHADFGGEVERILSMVDSVLLLVDSVDGPMPQTRFVTEKALKRGLKPIVVINKVDRPSARPDWVLDQTFDLFDRLGATDEQMDFQVIYASGLSGYAGLDSSVREGTMDPIFQMVVDKVPSPDVDLAGPFQLQCIALDYDNYKGVIGTGRITRGAAQAGMTVSVVGADGKVRRGKIAEIFGYLGLEKYNVDEAHAGDIVAFSGLDPLNISDTLCDPNHPEALPPLVVDRPTVSMTFQVNDSPFVGKEGKLLTSRQIRERLDKELLTNVALKVEETEDANKFRVSGRGELHLSVLIENMRREGYEMGISRPEVIFREVDGEIHEPYENLTVDVPEESQGTIMEKLGMRKAEMRDMVMDGHGRVRIDFIIPSRGLIGFRTEFMTATQGEGLIFSSFSHYGPKFTGTLGERQNGVLISNGTGKALAFALFNLQDRGRMYIGHGEEIYEGMIIGLHSRSNDLTVNGLKGKQLTNMRASGTDEALTLVPPIRFTLEQALEFIDDDELVEVTPKSVRIRKKLLTEQDRKSAGRKKQD; this comes from the coding sequence ATGAAAACCGATCATATCCGCAATATTGCAATCATTGCCCACGTTGACCATGGTAAAACTACACTGGTTGACCAACTTTTAAAACAATCAGGGACTTTCGACAATGTTCGTAAAGAAACCACTGAGCGTATGATGGACTCTAATGATCTTGAAAAAGAACGCGGAATCACCATCCTTGCTAAAAACACTGCGGTTGACTGGAACGGTTACCGTATCAACATCGTTGATACACCCGGCCACGCCGACTTTGGTGGTGAAGTAGAGCGTATTTTATCAATGGTTGACTCAGTTTTGCTACTGGTAGATTCCGTTGATGGCCCTATGCCACAAACGCGTTTCGTAACTGAAAAAGCCCTTAAGCGCGGCTTAAAGCCAATCGTTGTTATCAACAAAGTTGACCGCCCTTCTGCGCGTCCTGACTGGGTTCTAGACCAAACTTTTGATTTGTTTGACCGTTTAGGTGCAACCGATGAACAAATGGACTTCCAAGTTATTTACGCGTCTGGCTTAAGTGGCTATGCTGGTTTAGACAGCAGTGTTCGTGAAGGAACGATGGATCCCATCTTCCAAATGGTTGTAGACAAAGTGCCTTCTCCTGATGTTGATTTGGCCGGTCCTTTCCAATTACAGTGTATCGCTTTAGATTATGACAACTACAAAGGTGTTATCGGAACAGGTCGTATCACGCGTGGTGCTGCTCAAGCAGGTATGACGGTTAGCGTCGTGGGTGCAGACGGTAAAGTTCGTCGCGGTAAGATTGCTGAAATTTTTGGTTACCTAGGTCTAGAAAAATACAATGTGGATGAGGCGCATGCCGGTGACATCGTGGCTTTCTCTGGTTTAGATCCATTAAACATTTCTGACACCTTGTGTGACCCTAACCACCCAGAAGCGCTTCCACCTTTAGTGGTTGACCGCCCAACGGTGAGCATGACTTTCCAAGTTAACGACTCTCCATTTGTGGGTAAAGAAGGTAAGTTATTAACTTCTCGTCAAATCCGTGAGCGTTTAGATAAAGAATTACTCACCAATGTCGCGCTTAAAGTTGAAGAAACTGAAGATGCCAACAAATTCCGTGTTTCTGGTCGTGGTGAACTTCACTTGTCAGTATTGATTGAAAACATGCGTCGTGAAGGTTATGAAATGGGGATTTCTCGCCCTGAAGTTATCTTCCGTGAAGTGGATGGTGAAATTCACGAGCCTTACGAAAACCTGACCGTTGATGTTCCTGAAGAGTCTCAAGGGACGATCATGGAAAAACTAGGGATGCGTAAAGCCGAAATGCGTGACATGGTTATGGATGGTCACGGCCGTGTGCGTATCGACTTTATCATTCCATCGCGCGGCTTGATTGGCTTCCGTACTGAGTTCATGACCGCCACCCAAGGTGAAGGTTTAATCTTCTCTAGCTTCTCGCACTATGGTCCTAAATTTACAGGGACATTGGGCGAAAGACAAAACGGTGTATTGATTTCTAACGGTACAGGTAAAGCCCTAGCCTTCGCACTTTTCAACCTACAAGATCGTGGACGCATGTACATTGGTCACGGTGAAGAGATTTATGAAGGGATGATTATCGGCTTGCATTCTCGTTCAAACGACTTAACAGTTAACGGTTTGAAAGGTAAGCAACTGACTAACATGCGTGCTTCTGGTACAGACGAAGCCTTAACTTTAGTACCACCGATTCGTTTCACGCTAGAACAAGCCTTAGAGTTCATTGATGATGACGAGTTAGTTGAAGTCACACCAAAAAGCGTTCGTATCCGTAAAAAGTTGCTCACAGAACAAGATCGTAAAAGTGCTGGCCGTAAAAAGCAAGACTAA
- the moaA gene encoding GTP 3',8-cyclase MoaA, with product MALIDPFNRKIEYVRVSVTDKCNYRCGYCMPEQGVHPEGEHTEYLSYDELARIIKAFVNLGVTKVRITGGEPLVRKNLPTLIAQINEFEGLQDIALSTNAHHLAREALALKEAGITRANISIDSLKPERFKNITRGGDLSKVLAGVDRALEVGMTPIKFNMVVMKGTNDDEIEAMVDYGLEKGVEVRFIETMPIGPAGVSMMNQHYAAEKILARVRAHVGQDLIPSQGKTHDGPSRNFVIAGTNTRIGVISAVSQHFCETCNRVRLTARGVLALCLGQEDSVDLRTPLRAGISDEELQQLIVDAMLKKPEKHFFNENVHNIEFRQMVSLGG from the coding sequence ATGGCTTTAATCGATCCATTTAATCGTAAAATTGAATATGTCAGGGTTTCTGTCACGGATAAATGTAATTACCGTTGTGGATACTGTATGCCCGAACAAGGTGTGCACCCTGAAGGTGAGCATACCGAATATTTATCTTATGATGAACTAGCGCGCATCATTAAAGCCTTTGTCAACTTAGGCGTGACCAAGGTTCGTATAACAGGCGGTGAGCCACTGGTCAGAAAAAATTTGCCGACCTTGATTGCCCAAATTAATGAATTTGAAGGCTTACAAGACATCGCCTTATCGACTAATGCTCATCACTTGGCAAGAGAAGCTTTAGCCCTTAAAGAAGCGGGCATTACTCGCGCCAATATATCGATTGATTCCCTAAAACCAGAACGCTTTAAAAACATCACGCGTGGCGGAGATTTATCTAAGGTTCTGGCCGGTGTTGACCGTGCCCTTGAAGTGGGTATGACCCCCATCAAGTTTAATATGGTGGTCATGAAAGGCACCAATGATGATGAAATTGAAGCCATGGTGGATTATGGACTAGAAAAAGGTGTTGAGGTGCGCTTTATCGAAACCATGCCCATCGGTCCTGCTGGCGTATCGATGATGAATCAGCACTATGCAGCGGAAAAGATTCTGGCGCGCGTTAGAGCTCATGTTGGCCAAGATTTAATCCCTTCACAGGGCAAGACACACGACGGTCCTTCGCGTAATTTTGTGATTGCAGGTACCAATACCCGTATAGGCGTTATCTCTGCCGTATCGCAACATTTCTGCGAAACTTGTAATCGTGTGCGTTTAACGGCAAGAGGAGTTTTAGCCTTGTGTTTGGGTCAAGAAGATTCGGTTGATTTACGCACCCCTTTAAGAGCGGGTATATCAGATGAAGAATTACAGCAACTCATTGTAGATGCCATGCTTAAAAAGCCAGAGAAGCATTTCTTTAACGAGAATGTTCACAATATTGAATTTAGACAAATGGTTTCACTGGGTGGTTAA